A stretch of the Filimonas lacunae genome encodes the following:
- a CDS encoding RNA polymerase sigma factor: MQDPSLYEQKQLFTRLASGDETAFRMLFDSYKSRFYAVALKMTRSEYVAEEIVQEVFVTLWVKRDQLPAIEKPATYLFTIVYNSVYAHFKKLAQEKKIEQALTEQATDLESPLEVLLQNKENEHLLLRAIEQLPPQQKLVYKLIRQEKLSREEVAARLQISPNTVKNHLQEAVKFLRSYLERAMPLLIFLLCRQKS; this comes from the coding sequence TTGCAGGACCCTTCATTATACGAACAGAAACAATTATTTACACGGCTGGCCAGTGGCGATGAAACTGCTTTCCGCATGTTATTCGATAGCTATAAAAGCCGTTTTTATGCTGTTGCTTTAAAAATGACCCGCTCGGAATACGTAGCCGAGGAAATTGTACAGGAAGTATTTGTAACACTTTGGGTGAAGCGTGACCAATTACCCGCTATAGAAAAGCCTGCTACCTATCTTTTTACTATTGTATATAATAGCGTATACGCGCATTTTAAGAAACTGGCCCAGGAAAAGAAAATAGAACAGGCACTGACCGAGCAGGCTACAGACTTGGAAAGCCCCCTGGAAGTGCTGTTGCAAAACAAAGAGAACGAACACCTGCTTTTACGTGCCATAGAACAATTACCCCCACAGCAAAAACTGGTATACAAACTCATCAGACAGGAAAAACTGAGTCGGGAAGAGGTAGCAGCCAGGTTGCAGATTTCGCCTAATACCGTAAAAAACCATTTACAGGAAGCAGTTAAATTTCTCCGCTCCTACCTGGAAAGAGCCATGCCTTTATTGATCTTTTTACTGTGTCGCCAAAAAAGTTAA
- a CDS encoding FecR family protein, with the protein MANSERITFLLKAFSSQTASIAEEKELLDWLNNTDNHELVLDHIRLLLDEAAATPEAFGVDWDHLYQKILLQRNSLEAPAVTTISIYKRIRRYSAAAAMIAVMAASAWLLLRNNNKEIIPAKPVAHSTPLSTGSKIELTLSYGQIVVLDSMMEGLIRDEATGEMISVHHGSLTYSPDSKSTSAAHFHQITVPRGKQYHVVLPDGSGVWLNAQSSLRYQSAFTNNRRQVTLSGEAYFEIKNNPTAPFSVNANEVHVDVLGTAFNMMAYKDEQKVVTTLVNGSVKVSAADAVIIKPGQQAVLQNGKHHFAVSTADLDAVLAWKSGEFRFDGLDIKGVMRQVARWYNVEVVYKGNLPNNKLYGVFPRKNSVKEVLEALVLISNIQLTMEGNTITVQPGKNHS; encoded by the coding sequence ATGGCAAATTCTGAGAGAATTACCTTCCTGCTCAAAGCTTTTTCTTCCCAAACCGCTTCCATAGCAGAAGAAAAAGAATTGCTGGACTGGCTCAACAATACTGATAATCACGAGCTTGTACTGGATCATATCAGACTGTTACTGGATGAAGCTGCCGCTACGCCGGAAGCCTTTGGTGTTGACTGGGACCATTTGTATCAGAAAATACTACTGCAACGTAATAGCCTGGAAGCGCCTGCTGTTACAACCATTTCTATATATAAACGCATCCGGCGTTATTCAGCAGCGGCAGCTATGATAGCTGTAATGGCTGCAAGCGCCTGGTTATTGTTGCGTAATAATAATAAGGAAATAATACCTGCAAAACCGGTAGCACATAGTACTCCCCTATCTACCGGCTCTAAAATAGAACTCACCTTATCTTATGGACAAATTGTAGTACTGGACAGTATGATGGAAGGGCTGATTCGGGACGAAGCTACTGGCGAAATGATATCTGTTCATCATGGCAGCTTAACCTATTCACCTGATAGCAAAAGCACCTCTGCTGCTCATTTCCACCAGATAACAGTTCCCCGTGGCAAACAATACCATGTAGTGCTGCCCGATGGTTCAGGTGTATGGTTGAATGCCCAATCTTCTTTGCGTTATCAGTCGGCCTTTACAAACAACCGCCGCCAGGTAACCTTATCCGGCGAAGCCTATTTTGAAATCAAAAACAATCCTACTGCTCCTTTTTCTGTAAATGCAAACGAGGTACATGTAGACGTGTTAGGAACTGCCTTTAATATGATGGCCTATAAAGATGAACAAAAAGTAGTAACCACCCTGGTAAACGGTTCGGTAAAAGTAAGCGCCGCAGATGCTGTTATTATCAAACCGGGGCAACAGGCAGTGCTGCAAAACGGAAAGCATCACTTTGCAGTGTCTACAGCCGACCTGGATGCGGTACTGGCATGGAAAAGCGGGGAATTCAGGTTTGACGGGCTGGATATTAAGGGTGTAATGCGGCAGGTAGCCCGTTGGTACAATGTAGAAGTAGTATACAAAGGCAACTTACCCAACAATAAATTATATGGTGTGTTCCCCCGCAAAAACAGTGTAAAAGAAGTACTGGAAGCGTTGGTACTCATTAGCAATATACAGCTTACTATGGAAGGGAATACGATTACAGTACAGCCGGGAAAGAATCATTCATAA